In the Candidatus Electrothrix sp. GW3-4 genome, one interval contains:
- the extKL gene encoding multiheme c-type cytochrome ExtKL encodes MKAVTVLFRTCLILGCIMLFTQPLAAKESKKADKNPHSIVTKEANTIDELVEMLGEKKCGECHTEIHDEWQQSWHAQSVVSPGAIKGIHNFFAIGLPKEWNKPITKAEVMKCYDCHAPVIQYASEKLAVEIAEKVITAHKEKDKPAGKKAKEELSKLSVGCVSCHNLKAITVARGLRGDPKKGAIYGPTGADSGGAHETIETVDITRSVFCMQCHGKYKAPDGETIQCNTLSGSFQNAYANNGGTETCQDCHMEKGGKNGKKSHLFPGGHDLDMVKKGLGLKVNFAQYRHLPGKIKGVKNDKAWVPSAVVTAFVENKAGHRIPDGULWSGKVVLDVTARNLEEKDPEKQILYSAQKTWFEIGVDMDRDMRYGAWQIKEIIDLTLPPSQTQKVEHLMHFDTDTEEVEIEVKLSYFISGGKGDVIFTEKKQFTYEID; translated from the coding sequence ATGAAAGCAGTTACCGTGCTGTTTCGAACATGCTTGATACTGGGCTGTATCATGCTGTTCACTCAACCTCTTGCGGCAAAAGAAAGCAAAAAAGCCGACAAGAACCCGCACTCCATTGTCACCAAGGAGGCAAACACCATTGACGAACTCGTCGAAATGCTGGGCGAGAAAAAATGCGGTGAATGCCATACCGAAATTCATGATGAGTGGCAGCAGTCCTGGCATGCCCAGTCGGTTGTCTCTCCCGGTGCTATAAAAGGTATTCATAATTTCTTTGCCATCGGTCTTCCCAAAGAGTGGAATAAACCGATAACCAAGGCCGAGGTGATGAAGTGTTATGACTGTCACGCCCCGGTAATCCAGTATGCATCTGAAAAATTAGCCGTAGAAATAGCCGAGAAGGTTATTACGGCCCATAAGGAAAAAGACAAACCAGCTGGCAAGAAGGCGAAAGAAGAGCTATCCAAGCTGAGTGTCGGCTGTGTTTCCTGTCATAATCTAAAGGCGATCACGGTTGCCCGTGGTCTGCGCGGAGACCCCAAGAAAGGCGCCATTTACGGTCCCACAGGAGCTGACAGCGGCGGTGCCCATGAGACCATTGAGACCGTTGATATCACCCGTTCAGTTTTCTGTATGCAGTGCCACGGCAAATACAAGGCACCGGACGGAGAGACCATCCAATGCAACACCCTTTCCGGCAGCTTCCAGAACGCCTACGCCAACAACGGCGGCACCGAAACCTGTCAGGACTGCCATATGGAAAAGGGCGGCAAGAACGGCAAGAAGAGCCATCTCTTCCCCGGTGGTCATGACCTGGACATGGTGAAAAAAGGGCTTGGCCTCAAGGTCAATTTCGCTCAGTATCGCCACCTGCCCGGCAAAATCAAAGGCGTGAAAAACGATAAGGCCTGGGTCCCCAGCGCTGTGGTCACCGCCTTTGTTGAGAACAAGGCGGGACATCGTATCCCGGACGGCTGACTGTGGTCAGGCAAAGTGGTCCTGGATGTGACCGCACGAAATCTGGAAGAAAAAGACCCTGAAAAACAAATCCTCTACTCTGCGCAGAAGACCTGGTTCGAGATCGGTGTTGATATGGACCGGGATATGCGCTATGGAGCCTGGCAGATCAAAGAGATCATCGACCTCACCCTGCCCCCGAGCCAGACCCAGAAGGTAGAACACCTGATGCACTTTGATACCGATACCGAAGAGGTTGAGATCGAAGTTAAACTGTCCTACTTTATCAGTGGCGGAAAAGGTGATGTCATCTTTACGGAGAAAAAACAATTCACCTACGAGATTGACTGA
- the glgX gene encoding glycogen debranching protein GlgX has protein sequence MKINFPTFSGSPQPLGVTVTPVGINFALFSRHAEKITLVLGVKDACESSRLEIPLDPKTNKTGDIWHIQISGLPTYLRYGYRISGPMEPRTSGLAFDDSLIILDPYAKEIRSPRWSEDRSCINHQTCGLIPPLDNYDWEGDRPLNIPLQDTIIYEMHVRGFTQHPSSGCSFPGTFKGICEKIDYLKALGITAVELMPVTEFDETECQFRNPKTDEKLRNFWGYNPLSFFAPKASYSSDSAHPLWEFRDMVKTLHRAGIEVILDIVFNHTSEGGWDGPTTSFRGIDNPIYYLLDPKTREYLNFSGCGNTCNCNHPIVRNLIMDALHWWVIEMHVDGFRFDLASILGRDQDGNVLSNPPVVEMIAEDPILASTKIIAEAWDAAGLYQVGHFSSHHRWAEWNGKFRDDVRMFMKGDPGMVSALATRIAGSSDLYQHNGRRPCNSINFITSHDGFTLADLVSYNEKQNLANGEKNRDGDNNNLSWDSGAPGPTNKPAVLTLRRRRIKTMAVILFLSQGVPMLVAGDEFGQTQLGNNNAWCQDNAISWLNWDLVEKNKGQVRFFRKLIQLRQQHAIFRRVDFFEVNRPDMPPVGQTILWQALEPGTEDWSEHIHTLSFLLKGCTIEDKDDPNFFIMLNGHPGEEALFTVPEPDAETGLCVWKKIIDTRQEPPADILAPDKAPCVAIGDQLKVVAMGCVVLQTVRRGKPEQPGKKKEIKRWDRAAGEDGPFLSNRRTYDSSKSLNSRFKASAYTEFVS, from the coding sequence ATGAAAATCAATTTCCCTACATTTTCCGGTTCACCACAGCCACTCGGAGTAACCGTCACACCGGTAGGTATCAATTTCGCTCTTTTTTCCCGCCATGCAGAGAAAATCACCTTAGTCCTGGGTGTAAAGGATGCCTGCGAATCCTCCCGCCTTGAAATCCCCCTGGATCCAAAAACTAACAAAACCGGTGATATATGGCATATTCAAATCAGCGGTCTTCCTACCTATCTGCGTTACGGGTACAGGATTTCAGGCCCTATGGAGCCCCGGACCAGTGGTCTGGCCTTTGATGATAGCCTGATTATACTTGACCCTTATGCCAAAGAGATACGTTCTCCACGCTGGAGTGAAGATCGCTCCTGCATCAATCACCAAACCTGCGGCCTGATCCCCCCTCTTGACAACTATGACTGGGAAGGAGACCGCCCACTCAACATCCCCTTACAGGATACAATCATCTATGAGATGCACGTACGCGGTTTTACCCAGCACCCTTCATCGGGCTGCAGTTTTCCAGGCACCTTTAAAGGGATCTGCGAAAAAATCGATTACCTGAAGGCGCTGGGGATCACTGCGGTAGAACTCATGCCGGTTACAGAATTCGATGAAACGGAATGCCAATTTCGTAATCCGAAAACCGACGAAAAGCTCCGCAACTTCTGGGGATACAACCCGCTCTCCTTTTTTGCGCCCAAGGCCTCCTACTCTTCAGACAGTGCTCACCCTTTGTGGGAATTTCGTGACATGGTCAAGACCCTGCATCGAGCCGGTATTGAGGTTATCCTTGATATCGTCTTCAACCACACCTCCGAGGGAGGTTGGGACGGGCCGACCACCTCTTTTCGCGGCATTGACAACCCGATCTATTACCTGCTTGATCCAAAGACCAGAGAGTATCTCAATTTTTCTGGCTGCGGCAATACCTGCAACTGCAATCATCCTATAGTCCGCAACCTGATCATGGATGCCCTGCACTGGTGGGTCATAGAGATGCATGTGGATGGCTTCCGTTTTGATCTTGCCTCAATCCTCGGACGCGATCAGGACGGCAATGTTCTCAGCAATCCACCGGTCGTAGAGATGATTGCCGAAGACCCTATCTTGGCAAGCACAAAGATCATTGCTGAGGCATGGGATGCGGCTGGCCTGTATCAGGTCGGCCATTTTTCCTCCCATCACCGCTGGGCGGAGTGGAATGGCAAGTTCCGGGATGATGTACGGATGTTCATGAAGGGGGATCCGGGCATGGTTTCGGCCTTGGCGACCCGGATTGCAGGCAGCTCGGATCTCTATCAGCATAATGGCCGTAGACCCTGTAACTCCATCAACTTCATTACCAGCCACGACGGATTTACCTTGGCGGATCTCGTCAGTTACAATGAAAAACAGAACCTGGCCAACGGTGAAAAGAACCGGGACGGGGATAATAATAACCTGAGCTGGGATTCAGGAGCCCCAGGACCAACCAATAAACCAGCAGTCCTTACTCTCCGTCGACGCCGCATTAAGACAATGGCCGTTATCCTCTTCCTTTCTCAAGGGGTTCCCATGCTGGTGGCTGGGGATGAATTTGGCCAGACCCAGCTGGGAAACAATAATGCCTGGTGTCAGGATAATGCAATCAGCTGGCTTAACTGGGATCTTGTGGAAAAAAATAAAGGACAGGTCCGTTTTTTCAGAAAACTCATCCAGCTCCGCCAGCAACATGCCATCTTCCGCCGGGTGGACTTCTTTGAGGTCAACAGGCCTGATATGCCACCTGTTGGCCAAACAATCCTCTGGCAGGCCCTGGAACCAGGCACAGAAGATTGGTCCGAGCATATCCACACCCTCTCTTTTCTTCTCAAAGGCTGTACAATTGAAGATAAGGACGATCCGAACTTCTTTATTATGCTCAACGGCCATCCTGGAGAGGAGGCGCTGTTTACCGTTCCAGAGCCTGATGCTGAAACGGGCCTCTGCGTCTGGAAAAAGATCATTGATACCCGGCAAGAGCCTCCAGCAGATATTCTTGCTCCTGACAAAGCCCCTTGCGTCGCGATAGGAGACCAACTCAAGGTAGTTGCTATGGGATGTGTTGTCCTTCAAACTGTTAGGAGGGGCAAACCCGAGCAGCCAGGTAAAAAGAAGGAAATAAAGAGGTGGGACAGGGCCGCTGGAGAAGACGGCCCCTTTTTATCCAATCGACGTACTTATGATTCTTCCAAATCTCTCAACTCGCGTTTCAAGGCCTCTGCATACACAGAATTCGTTTCATAA
- the gyrB gene encoding DNA topoisomerase (ATP-hydrolyzing) subunit B has translation MSEQEKTSYGAEQIKVLDGLEAVRKRPAMYIGNTAEEGLHHLIYEVVDNSIDEALAGHCDRIRVVIREDGGVSVEDNGRGIPVEKHPTEDMTALELVMTTLHAGGKFDHSSYKVSGGLHGVGVSVVNALSTAVTAEIKRNGKVYRQSYEYGDKTSDMEIIGTSDHTGTTITFKPDPSIFRETTIFKYDTVRNRLRELAFLNRGIRISLKDERSGAEDEFHFEGGIVEYVEYLNRKRTSIHPDPIFIEGEKDQVQVEISLQYFDGYSERLSSFVNNINTREGGSHVAGFRAALTKCINKYATDDIVPKKMKAKMGGDDVREGLTAIVSVRVPNPQFEGQTKTKLGNAEVKSIVSTICHEKLSAYLEENPQIAKLILSKAVDAARAREAAKRARDLSRKKGGTSVMMAGKLAECQSKKPEERELFIVEGDSAGGSAKQGRDRSVQAILPLRGKIMNVEKARFDKILDSEEIKQLIASLGTGIGREEFDQEKLRYHKIIIMTDADVDGAHIRTLLLTFFYRQMLPLVENGYVYIGQPPLYRLGRGKKEQYFIDDDALNNYLYDQAAQFIRVRREDGAEIEGQAMVNMLKKLTFFGRVNSFLERMNIQERLAFFLLENDVHSADQFQDKAFLEGLLEKLATLDSVASNIRVCRWRPSCYEVDVSFRGQAHTRTTMGPNIPLIPEYRHALDLYPEIRDYASGTFTIIKTSSSGQEKEFLAEDWHGLIRLVREETFKGSHLQRYKGLGEMNPEQLWDTTMNPENRTLLQVKIEDAEAADDLFVTLMGDKVEPRREFIQNHALEVAELDV, from the coding sequence GTGAGCGAGCAGGAAAAGACGTCCTACGGGGCGGAACAGATAAAGGTCCTTGACGGGCTGGAGGCCGTGCGCAAGCGTCCGGCTATGTACATCGGCAATACTGCCGAAGAAGGACTGCACCATCTGATTTACGAGGTGGTGGATAACTCCATTGATGAGGCCTTGGCGGGCCATTGTGATCGGATCCGGGTGGTGATCCGTGAGGATGGCGGTGTCTCGGTTGAGGATAACGGACGTGGTATTCCGGTGGAGAAGCATCCGACGGAAGACATGACTGCCTTGGAACTGGTTATGACGACCCTGCACGCCGGAGGTAAGTTCGATCACTCTTCCTACAAGGTATCTGGTGGGCTGCATGGGGTTGGTGTTTCGGTGGTTAACGCCCTGAGCACGGCAGTCACTGCCGAGATCAAACGGAACGGAAAGGTCTACCGTCAGTCCTATGAGTACGGCGATAAAACCAGTGATATGGAGATCATCGGGACCAGCGATCATACCGGAACAACTATCACCTTTAAGCCGGACCCCTCAATCTTCAGGGAAACTACCATCTTTAAGTACGATACGGTGCGTAACCGGCTGCGTGAGCTTGCCTTCCTCAATCGAGGCATCAGGATTTCTCTTAAGGATGAGCGCAGCGGGGCGGAAGACGAGTTCCATTTTGAAGGCGGGATTGTTGAGTATGTGGAATACCTGAACCGTAAACGTACTTCGATTCATCCTGACCCTATTTTTATTGAAGGGGAAAAGGATCAGGTGCAGGTGGAGATCTCCCTCCAGTATTTTGATGGCTATTCTGAGCGCCTATCCTCCTTTGTTAATAATATCAATACCCGTGAGGGTGGGTCTCATGTAGCTGGTTTTCGGGCTGCATTGACCAAATGTATCAATAAATACGCCACAGATGATATTGTTCCGAAAAAAATGAAGGCCAAGATGGGCGGTGATGATGTCCGTGAAGGCCTGACTGCTATTGTCTCGGTTCGGGTGCCTAACCCCCAGTTTGAGGGACAGACCAAGACCAAGTTGGGAAATGCTGAGGTTAAATCCATTGTCTCTACCATCTGTCATGAGAAACTCAGCGCCTATTTGGAAGAGAATCCCCAGATTGCCAAGTTGATTCTGAGCAAGGCCGTTGATGCGGCCCGGGCCAGAGAGGCGGCAAAAAGGGCTCGGGATCTGTCCCGTAAAAAGGGTGGCACCTCGGTGATGATGGCGGGCAAACTGGCTGAGTGCCAGTCCAAGAAGCCGGAAGAGCGGGAGTTGTTTATCGTGGAGGGTGATTCTGCGGGTGGTTCTGCAAAACAAGGCAGAGATCGTTCTGTCCAGGCTATTCTGCCCCTGCGCGGTAAGATTATGAACGTGGAAAAGGCTCGTTTTGATAAGATCCTTGATTCCGAGGAGATCAAACAGCTGATCGCTTCCTTAGGGACCGGTATTGGTCGGGAAGAGTTTGACCAGGAGAAACTCCGCTACCATAAAATCATCATTATGACGGATGCTGATGTGGATGGAGCGCATATCAGGACCTTGCTCCTTACTTTTTTCTACCGCCAGATGTTACCCTTGGTGGAAAACGGTTATGTCTATATCGGTCAGCCACCCTTGTACCGGTTAGGACGGGGGAAAAAGGAACAGTATTTTATTGATGACGATGCCCTGAATAACTACCTTTATGACCAGGCCGCTCAATTCATCCGGGTTCGTCGGGAGGACGGTGCAGAGATTGAGGGGCAGGCTATGGTCAACATGCTCAAGAAGTTGACTTTTTTTGGACGGGTTAACAGCTTTCTGGAACGGATGAATATTCAGGAAAGGTTGGCCTTCTTTCTTCTGGAAAACGACGTGCATTCCGCAGATCAGTTCCAAGATAAGGCCTTCCTGGAAGGATTGCTGGAAAAACTGGCTACCTTGGATTCGGTTGCCAGCAATATCCGCGTTTGCCGCTGGCGCCCGAGCTGTTACGAGGTAGATGTTTCCTTTCGTGGTCAAGCTCATACCCGGACTACTATGGGACCCAATATTCCGCTCATCCCGGAATATCGGCACGCCCTCGACCTGTACCCTGAAATTCGAGACTATGCCTCCGGTACTTTTACGATTATCAAGACCTCGAGTTCAGGGCAGGAAAAGGAATTTTTGGCAGAGGACTGGCATGGATTGATTCGCTTGGTGCGTGAGGAAACTTTTAAGGGCAGTCATCTGCAACGCTATAAAGGTCTTGGTGAAATGAATCCGGAACAGCTGTGGGATACCACCATGAATCCGGAAAATCGCACGCTCCTTCAGGTAAAGATTGAGGATGCTGAGGCAGCTGATGATCTTTTTGTTACCCTGATGGGGGATAAGGTCGAGCCGAGACGTGAGTTTATCCAGAACCATGCGTTAGAAGTTGCCGAGCTGGATGTGTGA
- a CDS encoding glycosyltransferase family A protein codes for MISVIIPTCNRAGFLEQAIASVVDQTLACGEILVVDDGSTDATSEVVRQISEGSKVPPIRYLYQENKGASAARNKGVVEARYDLLSFLDSDDRWAPQKLEMQLQAMERQPQYLISHTREIWYRRGVRVNQKKKHAPPHGEIFKRALRMCVVGMSTVMARRELFTRYGLFDEEMLCCEDYDLWLRVSRKAEFLLVDEALTLKDGGRPDQLSVLHRLGMDTWRIRSLCHLLENAPLTSEQYTQALAELERKCRIYGKGCIKHGRVEEGRRYLALPGQFRFEG; via the coding sequence ATGATTTCAGTTATTATTCCGACCTGTAATCGGGCCGGATTTCTTGAACAGGCAATTGCTTCAGTGGTGGATCAGACTCTTGCCTGCGGAGAAATTCTGGTGGTCGATGACGGTTCCACTGATGCAACCTCAGAGGTCGTCAGGCAGATTAGTGAGGGCAGCAAGGTGCCGCCGATTCGTTATCTCTATCAGGAGAATAAAGGGGCCTCAGCAGCACGGAATAAGGGGGTTGTGGAAGCCCGCTATGATCTCCTCTCTTTTCTGGACTCCGACGATCGTTGGGCCCCACAAAAGCTGGAGATGCAGCTGCAAGCGATGGAGCGGCAACCGCAATATCTTATCTCTCATACCCGGGAGATTTGGTATCGGCGAGGCGTGCGGGTAAACCAGAAAAAGAAACATGCGCCACCACATGGCGAGATATTCAAACGTGCTTTGCGGATGTGTGTGGTCGGGATGTCCACGGTCATGGCGCGGCGGGAGCTCTTTACCCGTTACGGCCTGTTTGACGAGGAGATGCTCTGCTGTGAAGATTATGATCTTTGGTTGCGAGTGAGCAGGAAGGCGGAGTTTCTTCTGGTTGATGAGGCCCTGACTCTGAAGGACGGTGGGCGACCGGATCAGCTCTCAGTCCTTCATCGTCTGGGAATGGATACCTGGCGTATCCGTTCTCTTTGCCATCTGTTGGAGAATGCTCCATTGACTTCGGAGCAATATACCCAGGCCCTTGCAGAACTGGAGAGGAAATGCAGGATTTACGGGAAAGGATGCATAAAGCATGGCAGGGTGGAGGAGGGGCGACGCTACCTTGCTTTGCCGGGGCAGTTCCGGTTTGAAGGGTAA
- a CDS encoding fatty acid CoA ligase family protein encodes MNNCNIGAALHKAAAERKDAVALVTGKNGKYQQWTFRQVVENSNSFANALRKRGVQRGDRIMLMVRPSMEFICLTYALFQLGAVVILIDPGMGYKNLLRCIGSVQPKVLIAIPQVHLFSRLFRQPFKSVKQRFCIGQPFFGLCGVYLQGAAQKAGQYFSPVQTDEDELAAIIFTTGSTGPPKGVQYTHGIFYHQLQQIREYYGIGPQDIDQPGFPLFGLFATALGAAAVIPDMDPTRPAEVDPVKFIRSIQDKQVTYSFGSPAIWNVVSRYCIDQDITLPVRKILMAGAPVPGELIERVQRIMPEEGEVYTPYGATESLPSTSITGREILQETWAQTRLGKGTCVGRPLPGMRVAIIRPVDGPLAHWNEAEVLPFGTIGEIAVKGPVVTPAYDHNEQETQLAKIADQEGLWHRMGDMGYQDEQGRLWFCGRKAHRVLTEDGPMYTICCEAIFNEHPEVFCSALVGLGEPGKQEPVLTVELHAKKAKDEERLCAELHELARANPLTSKIETFMIFAAFPVDIRHNAKIFREKLAVWAQQRMECRQGL; translated from the coding sequence ATGAATAACTGCAACATCGGTGCGGCTCTGCATAAGGCCGCCGCAGAACGGAAAGACGCCGTTGCCCTGGTCACGGGCAAGAACGGCAAATATCAACAATGGACCTTCCGGCAGGTGGTGGAAAACAGCAATAGCTTCGCCAATGCCCTGCGGAAAAGAGGTGTACAGCGCGGCGACCGGATCATGCTCATGGTGCGGCCGTCCATGGAGTTCATCTGTCTGACCTATGCCCTGTTCCAACTGGGCGCCGTGGTGATCCTCATAGATCCGGGCATGGGCTATAAGAACCTGCTCCGCTGTATCGGTTCGGTCCAGCCCAAGGTGCTAATCGCCATTCCCCAGGTGCATCTTTTTTCCCGTTTATTTCGCCAGCCCTTTAAATCGGTGAAGCAACGCTTCTGCATTGGCCAACCCTTTTTCGGGTTGTGCGGCGTCTATCTGCAAGGCGCAGCCCAGAAGGCTGGCCAGTATTTCAGTCCGGTGCAGACGGACGAGGATGAACTGGCCGCGATTATTTTCACCACCGGTTCCACCGGTCCGCCTAAAGGAGTGCAGTACACCCACGGCATCTTTTATCACCAACTGCAACAGATCCGGGAGTATTACGGCATCGGTCCCCAGGATATCGACCAGCCCGGCTTTCCCCTGTTCGGGCTTTTTGCCACCGCCCTGGGTGCGGCGGCGGTGATTCCGGATATGGACCCCACTCGCCCTGCCGAGGTTGACCCGGTCAAGTTCATCCGCTCCATCCAGGATAAGCAGGTCACCTATTCCTTTGGCTCCCCTGCCATCTGGAACGTGGTGAGCCGCTACTGCATTGACCAGGATATCACCCTGCCGGTACGGAAGATCCTCATGGCCGGGGCCCCGGTGCCGGGCGAGCTGATTGAACGAGTCCAGCGGATCATGCCTGAGGAGGGGGAGGTCTACACCCCCTACGGTGCCACCGAGAGCCTGCCCTCCACCTCCATCACCGGGCGGGAGATCCTCCAGGAGACCTGGGCCCAGACCCGGCTTGGTAAAGGTACCTGTGTTGGTCGCCCTTTGCCAGGGATGCGGGTTGCAATTATCCGACCGGTTGATGGTCCGCTGGCTCATTGGAACGAGGCCGAGGTCCTGCCCTTCGGGACCATCGGCGAGATCGCGGTCAAAGGTCCGGTGGTGACCCCGGCCTATGATCATAATGAGCAGGAAACCCAGCTGGCCAAGATCGCGGATCAGGAGGGGCTCTGGCATCGTATGGGCGATATGGGCTACCAGGATGAGCAGGGACGGCTCTGGTTTTGCGGTCGTAAGGCCCACCGGGTCCTGACTGAAGATGGTCCCATGTACACGATTTGCTGCGAGGCCATCTTTAACGAACACCCTGAGGTCTTTTGTTCTGCCCTGGTTGGTCTGGGTGAGCCAGGCAAGCAGGAGCCTGTGTTGACGGTGGAGTTGCACGCGAAAAAGGCCAAGGATGAAGAGCGTCTTTGCGCGGAACTGCATGAGCTGGCCCGTGCCAATCCCCTGACCAGCAAGATTGAGACCTTTATGATCTTTGCGGCCTTTCCGGTGGATATTCGTCATAATGCGAAGATCTTCCGGGAAAAGCTGGCGGTTTGGGCCCAGCAGCGCATGGAGTGCCGCCAGGGGCTCTGA
- a CDS encoding alcohol dehydrogenase catalytic domain-containing protein, whose protein sequence is MKAVVVEQIGGFRLADIPCPEPGPGEVLIKTAVTGMCRTDLKIIEVGHRDLVLPRVPGEEVVGTVCAVGPDVAPQYMGQRVYVYPGTSCGHCKACLQGAGNLCSGMQIMGFHRDGGFADYVAAPVASIMAIPESCSFEQAVTAEPLSCCLNALELSELQAGERIGIWGGGPAGAFLARAAQAMGAEPIVIEPHEARHCYHES, encoded by the coding sequence ATGAAAGCAGTTGTTGTTGAACAGATTGGCGGGTTTCGTCTTGCAGATATCCCCTGTCCTGAGCCTGGTCCGGGTGAGGTCCTGATCAAAACCGCTGTCACCGGTATGTGTCGAACCGACCTCAAGATCATCGAGGTCGGGCATCGGGACCTGGTCTTGCCCCGGGTCCCTGGGGAAGAGGTGGTGGGCACGGTCTGCGCAGTGGGGCCGGATGTTGCTCCCCAATATATGGGGCAACGGGTCTATGTCTATCCCGGGACAAGTTGCGGGCACTGTAAGGCCTGTCTGCAGGGGGCAGGCAACCTCTGCTCCGGGATGCAGATCATGGGCTTCCACCGTGACGGCGGTTTTGCCGACTATGTCGCAGCGCCAGTGGCAAGCATTATGGCGATCCCGGAGAGCTGTTCCTTTGAGCAGGCAGTAACTGCGGAGCCGCTTTCCTGCTGTCTCAATGCCCTGGAGTTATCCGAGCTGCAGGCCGGGGAACGGATCGGTATCTGGGGCGGTGGGCCTGCTGGTGCCTTTCTTGCCCGGGCTGCCCAGGCGATGGGTGCCGAGCCCATAGTCATTGAACCCCATGAAGCACGGCATTGCTATCACGAATCCTGA
- a CDS encoding aldo/keto reductase, giving the protein MKCLEFVNGDQMPMLGLGTWKSAPGDVYKAVKEALKLGYRHIDCAPIYGNEVEVGRALAESIAEGVVAREELWLTSKLWNDCHAPEDVQPALEKTLADLQIAYLDLYLIHWPVALKKGSLFPNTGADMLSLEEMPLAQTWSGMEAVLAKKLCRHIGVSNFSLPKLQGLLEVAQVRPEMNQVELHPYLQQPELLDFCRKNAVHMTAYSPLGSPDRPLALKAENEPLLMADPVIGQIAQQHGCTPAQVLISWAVQRETVVIPKSINPARMEANLAAASLALRVDDMEKIAALDRHRRYVSGDFWVLADGPYTVGNLWDEKKEEG; this is encoded by the coding sequence ATGAAGTGTCTGGAGTTTGTAAATGGTGACCAAATGCCTATGTTGGGGTTGGGCACCTGGAAATCCGCACCCGGTGATGTCTACAAGGCAGTCAAGGAGGCCTTGAAGCTGGGCTATCGTCATATTGATTGTGCACCGATCTACGGGAATGAAGTCGAGGTCGGTCGAGCCCTGGCAGAGTCGATTGCTGAGGGGGTGGTGGCCCGGGAAGAGCTCTGGCTCACCTCCAAGCTCTGGAATGATTGCCATGCACCAGAAGACGTACAGCCTGCCTTGGAAAAGACTCTGGCTGATTTGCAGATAGCGTATCTGGATCTCTATCTCATTCATTGGCCCGTGGCCTTGAAGAAGGGCTCGCTTTTTCCCAATACCGGTGCTGATATGCTCTCCCTGGAGGAAATGCCGCTCGCCCAGACCTGGAGCGGTATGGAGGCGGTGCTGGCAAAGAAGCTCTGCCGTCATATTGGGGTGAGTAACTTCAGCCTGCCCAAGCTCCAGGGCCTGCTTGAGGTTGCTCAAGTGCGACCGGAGATGAACCAAGTGGAGTTGCACCCCTATTTGCAGCAGCCGGAACTGCTCGATTTTTGCCGGAAGAATGCGGTGCATATGACGGCCTATTCTCCTCTGGGCTCCCCTGATAGGCCCCTGGCCTTAAAGGCAGAGAATGAACCTCTGCTGATGGCCGATCCTGTGATCGGTCAGATTGCCCAACAGCATGGCTGTACCCCTGCCCAGGTCTTGATCAGCTGGGCTGTGCAGCGTGAGACGGTTGTTATTCCCAAGTCAATCAACCCCGCACGAATGGAGGCGAACCTTGCTGCTGCCTCGCTGGCACTCAGAGTTGATGATATGGAGAAGATCGCGGCCCTTGATCGGCATCGTCGCTATGTCAGCGGGGATTTTTGGGTCCTTGCAGATGGTCCCTACACTGTAGGGAACCTCTGGGATGAAAAAAAGGAAGAAGGTTGA